In the Helicobacter typhlonius genome, one interval contains:
- a CDS encoding molybdopterin synthase catalytic subunit, translated as MLNLYKGALPTCEIYTKWENLAQSKNAGALSIFTGIVRAENNISALSFDIYEPLLRKWFDKWQQKAQYHFDTYICMAHSVGDVLCGQSSYMCGIISAQRKGVLGIYEDFIEDFKANAPIWKYDVINHQRIYAKERSKPLQGSGILGSQNDTSF; from the coding sequence ATGCTCAATCTTTATAAAGGAGCATTGCCTACTTGTGAGATTTATACCAAATGGGAGAATCTCGCCCAAAGCAAAAATGCTGGAGCATTGAGTATTTTTACGGGTATCGTGCGTGCAGAAAATAACATAAGCGCATTGAGTTTTGATATATATGAGCCGCTTTTACGCAAATGGTTTGATAAATGGCAACAAAAAGCGCAGTATCATTTTGATACATATATTTGTATGGCTCACAGCGTAGGCGATGTGCTATGCGGACAAAGCTCTTATATGTGTGGCATTATCTCCGCACAACGCAAAGGTGTGCTTGGTATATATGAAGACTTTATAGAGGATTTTAAAGCAAATGCACCTATTTGGAAATATGATGTTATCAATCATCAAAGAATCTATGCCAAAGAACGCAGCAAACCTTTGCAAGGTAGCGGTATTTTAGGTAGTCAAAATGACACATCATTCTAA
- a CDS encoding peptidylprolyl isomerase, producing MREELKVYEINQDELEKLNYALIEVCKPSGESLGTMTCKLFKEAPQAVTNFATLAQSGFYNNLAFHRVIPHFVAQGGCPIGNGTGGPGYRIKCELSDNPHKHTRGALSMAHAGRDTGGSQFFICFAPQPHLDGEHTVFGRIEIKDKKSLAVLDSISQGDVIKTITICETLPES from the coding sequence ATGCGAGAGGAATTAAAGGTATATGAGATTAATCAAGATGAGTTAGAAAAACTCAATTACGCTCTTATAGAAGTATGCAAACCAAGCGGAGAATCGCTTGGCACAATGACTTGCAAACTTTTCAAAGAAGCACCACAGGCTGTTACAAATTTTGCCACTTTAGCCCAAAGCGGATTTTATAATAATCTTGCCTTTCATCGTGTGATACCTCACTTTGTCGCTCAAGGTGGTTGTCCTATTGGTAATGGCACAGGAGGTCCGGGCTATCGTATTAAGTGCGAACTAAGCGATAATCCCCACAAACACACGAGAGGTGCGCTTTCTATGGCTCACGCTGGGCGGGATACAGGCGGGAGTCAATTTTTTATCTGTTTTGCCCCACAACCCCATCTTGATGGAGAACACACGGTTTTTGGTAGGATTGAGATAAAAGATAAAAAAAGCCTTGCTGTGTTAGATTCTATTAGTCAAGGCGATGTGATAAAAACAATTACCATTTGCGAAACACTCCCCGAATCTTAG
- a CDS encoding MFS transporter produces MKHLLPLTLISSLRFFGLFIVLPIIGLYTDEFHTSAFLAGLAAGGYAMTQIIFQTPFGILSDKYNRKHIVGIGLLIFLLGSLVCAFSTNITMLIIGRFLQGAGAIGGVVSAQIADLVREEQRNKAMAVMGAGIFISFILAMFLSPVVASYFGLNTLFFITSALCVVSIIILYTSVPDTPRVQYQFNDSSMQQILTNKNLLIMNLSALLQKFLMIFAFICVSITLTHHFDLDESQLWYIYVPAALAGVFAMGPSSIFAQKKGQFKSVMLFGIIAFVISYFLMAYAVSSNTLILFGVAVLLFFVGFAIHEPIMQSLASRYPKAHQKGAALGVFTTLGYVGSALGGACGGWLYDKIGLFSLSIIIALVCVVWALLLIIFLQNPKNHKNIYLSLEEVDLSCLKLLDNQPGLIEWYINQTENVAIIKYDDTLIQKDQILSVLHKG; encoded by the coding sequence ATGAAGCATTTACTCCCTCTCACACTTATTTCTAGTCTGCGATTTTTTGGGCTTTTTATTGTTTTGCCTATCATTGGGCTTTATACCGATGAATTTCACACGAGCGCATTTCTTGCTGGTTTGGCTGCGGGTGGTTATGCGATGACACAAATCATCTTTCAAACGCCCTTTGGCATTTTAAGCGACAAATATAATCGCAAACATATCGTTGGCATTGGGCTATTGATTTTTTTACTTGGTTCTTTAGTTTGCGCGTTTTCTACAAATATTACTATGCTTATCATCGGGCGATTTTTGCAAGGGGCTGGGGCGATTGGTGGGGTGGTAAGCGCACAGATTGCCGATTTAGTGCGTGAGGAGCAGAGAAATAAGGCTATGGCAGTAATGGGGGCAGGGATATTTATAAGCTTTATCCTCGCTATGTTTTTAAGCCCCGTAGTTGCTAGTTATTTTGGGCTCAATACCCTATTTTTTATCACAAGCGCACTTTGTGTTGTCTCTATTATCATTTTATATACAAGTGTCCCGGACACGCCGCGTGTGCAGTATCAATTTAATGATAGCAGTATGCAGCAGATTCTCACAAATAAGAATCTGCTTATTATGAATCTAAGCGCGTTGTTGCAAAAATTTTTGATGATTTTTGCCTTTATATGCGTGAGTATCACGCTCACTCATCATTTTGATTTGGACGAATCTCAATTATGGTATATCTATGTCCCTGCTGCACTCGCTGGGGTTTTTGCTATGGGTCCCTCATCAATTTTTGCGCAAAAAAAGGGACAATTTAAATCCGTAATGCTCTTTGGTATTATCGCCTTTGTTATCTCGTATTTTCTTATGGCGTATGCGGTGAGTAGCAATACACTTATACTTTTTGGTGTGGCAGTGCTTCTTTTTTTTGTAGGCTTTGCGATACACGAGCCTATTATGCAGTCTTTGGCTAGTCGCTACCCAAAGGCACATCAAAAAGGTGCGGCACTTGGTGTTTTTACCACGCTTGGATATGTGGGAAGCGCACTTGGTGGAGCCTGTGGCGGGTGGCTCTATGACAAAATTGGGCTTTTTAGCCTCTCAATCATTATCGCGCTCGTGTGTGTTGTATGGGCATTGCTATTGATAATATTTTTACAGAATCCAAAAAATCACAAGAATATTTATCTGTCGTTAGAAGAAGTGGATTTATCGTGCCTTAAGTTACTCGATAATCAACCCGGTTTGATTGAATGGTATATCAACCAAACCGAAAATGTTGCCATTATCAAATATGATGATACACTGATTCAAAAAGATCAGATTCTATCTGTCTTGCACAAGGGGTAA
- the hemB gene encoding porphobilinogen synthase: protein MFRRLRRMRLKESMRTLVRENYLRKEDFIYPLFVIEGENIKNEIPLMPQVYQLSIDNILKECEELLSLGIYHIILFGLPSHKDSCGSEALSDKNIVAQAIKAIKKQFPQMIVTLDLCFCEYTDHGHCGIIDKKLNSVDNDATLEILGQQAVVLASCGGDMIAPSAMMDGMVGAIRAYLDKAGFTHIPIMSYSTKFASAYYGPFRDVANSAPSFGDRRSYQQDCANRREAILESLIDEAEGADILMVKPALAYLDIVRDIREQTLLPLAVYNVSGEYAMLKAAQKAGIIDYECVMLETLLGFKRAGADIIISYHAKEVAKLL from the coding sequence ATGTTTAGACGATTAAGAAGAATGCGCTTAAAAGAGTCAATGAGGACATTAGTGAGGGAAAATTACCTTAGAAAAGAGGATTTTATCTATCCGCTTTTTGTCATAGAGGGAGAAAATATTAAGAACGAAATCCCTTTAATGCCACAGGTGTATCAGCTTAGTATTGATAATATACTCAAAGAATGTGAGGAGCTCCTTAGTCTTGGCATATATCATATTATACTTTTTGGTTTGCCCTCACATAAGGATTCTTGTGGCAGCGAGGCACTTAGCGATAAGAATATTGTAGCACAGGCGATAAAGGCTATCAAAAAGCAGTTTCCGCAAATGATTGTTACGCTTGATTTGTGCTTTTGCGAATACACAGACCACGGGCATTGTGGGATTATCGATAAGAAACTTAATAGTGTTGATAATGATGCAACACTTGAGATTTTAGGACAGCAAGCGGTGGTGCTCGCAAGCTGTGGGGGCGATATGATAGCCCCGAGCGCGATGATGGACGGAATGGTGGGTGCTATACGCGCTTATTTGGATAAAGCAGGATTCACACATATACCCATTATGAGCTATTCTACAAAGTTTGCGAGTGCATATTATGGACCATTTCGCGATGTGGCAAACTCCGCGCCTAGTTTTGGCGATAGACGCTCGTATCAGCAAGATTGTGCTAATCGTAGAGAGGCGATTTTAGAGAGCCTTATTGATGAGGCAGAGGGCGCGGATATTTTGATGGTAAAACCTGCACTTGCCTATCTTGACATCGTGCGTGATATACGAGAGCAGACTTTGCTACCTTTAGCGGTATATAATGTGAGTGGCGAATACGCTATGCTTAAAGCCGCTCAAAAGGCTGGGATAATCGACTATGAGTGTGTGATGCTTGAAACATTACTAGGCTTTAAACGCGCCGGAGCGGATATTATCATTAGCTATCACGCCAAAGAAGTAGCGAAGCTTTTATAA
- the arsR gene encoding acid response regulator transcription factor ArsR, translating to MLEVLMIEDDLELAEIITSYLKQYDMNVTNYDEPYTGMSAVNAKHFDVLLLDLTLPNLDGLEVCKRVAKQNSVPIIVSSARSDIDDKVEALKSGADDYISKPYDPKELVARIQSLLRRYNKKSVKEQDKEKDSVFRIDKYSRQVFFKEKKLELTRAEYEILTLLISKKGHVFSREAIAIESESINPESSNKSIDVIIGRLRSKIEENPRNPQYIISVRGVGYKLET from the coding sequence ATGTTAGAAGTTCTAATGATTGAAGATGATTTAGAGTTGGCAGAAATTATCACAAGCTACCTAAAGCAATATGATATGAATGTAACCAATTATGACGAGCCTTATACTGGTATGAGTGCGGTAAATGCAAAACATTTTGATGTCTTGCTACTTGATTTGACATTGCCAAATCTTGATGGCTTGGAGGTGTGCAAAAGGGTGGCGAAGCAAAATAGCGTTCCCATCATTGTTTCTTCTGCAAGAAGTGATATTGATGATAAAGTCGAGGCTTTAAAATCCGGAGCTGATGATTATATTTCAAAGCCTTATGACCCAAAAGAGCTTGTGGCGAGGATTCAATCTCTTCTTAGACGCTACAATAAAAAAAGCGTGAAAGAGCAAGATAAAGAGAAAGACAGCGTTTTTAGAATCGACAAGTATAGTCGCCAAGTCTTTTTTAAAGAAAAAAAGCTTGAGCTTACACGCGCAGAGTATGAGATTCTCACTCTACTTATTAGTAAAAAGGGACATGTTTTCTCACGTGAGGCTATCGCCATAGAATCCGAATCTATTAATCCAGAAAGCTCAAATAAAAGTATTGATGTGATTATTGGGCGATTGCGCTCAAAGATTGAGGAAAATCCACGAAACCCACAATACATTATTTCTGTGCGCGGAGTGGGTTACAAGCTTGAAACATAG
- a CDS encoding CiaD-like domain-containing protein — protein MDIKDLVLQTIDELSQPSEDSYTHQSVTIHSTSAIDTQNMQSIQGMPSVQNIRAPFAQAQSEALREECEFLEMLQERLLVLFEGLKAEHNKELQTKLNLTINFLEYELSVITERLSDIKR, from the coding sequence ATGGACATCAAAGATTTAGTGCTGCAAACAATTGATGAGCTTTCCCAGCCTAGCGAGGATTCTTATACTCATCAAAGTGTTACTATACATTCAACTTCAGCGATAGACACGCAAAATATGCAAAGCATTCAGGGTATGCCAAGTGTGCAAAATATACGCGCTCCTTTCGCACAGGCGCAAAGTGAGGCTTTGCGTGAGGAATGCGAGTTTTTAGAAATGCTCCAAGAGCGACTTTTAGTACTTTTTGAAGGGCTCAAGGCAGAGCATAATAAAGAATTACAAACAAAGCTCAATCTTACTATAAACTTTTTAGAATATGAATTGAGTGTGATTACTGAACGATTAAGTGATATTAAGAGATAG
- the mog gene encoding molybdopterin adenylyltransferase — translation MHTIKIGILVSSDRASQGVYEDISGKAIQEVLNEFILNPCEYHYHIISDEQELIEKNLKLLSDKKGCDLIVTTGGTGPAKRDVTPEATQNVCEKMLPGFGEIMRSASLKYVPTAILSRQSAGIRGKSLIINLPGKPKSIRECLEAVFPAVPYCLDLIEAGYIHANEEQIKIFRPKS, via the coding sequence ATGCACACTATCAAAATAGGCATTTTGGTTTCAAGTGATAGAGCCTCTCAAGGTGTATATGAGGATATTTCAGGCAAAGCAATACAAGAGGTTTTAAATGAGTTTATTTTAAATCCTTGTGAATATCACTATCACATCATTAGCGATGAGCAAGAGTTAATAGAAAAAAACCTCAAGCTTTTAAGCGATAAAAAAGGTTGTGATTTAATCGTTACCACAGGTGGCACAGGACCAGCCAAAAGAGATGTAACCCCAGAAGCGACACAAAATGTGTGTGAAAAAATGCTGCCCGGCTTTGGGGAGATTATGCGGAGTGCAAGCCTCAAATATGTCCCAACAGCGATTCTTTCTCGTCAAAGTGCGGGGATTCGCGGAAAAAGTCTTATTATCAATCTGCCGGGTAAGCCTAAAAGCATTAGAGAATGCTTAGAAGCCGTATTTCCTGCTGTGCCTTATTGCCTTGATTTGATTGAGGCGGGTTATATCCACGCTAATGAGGAGCAAATAAAGATTTTTCGCCCTAAAAGCTAG
- a CDS encoding ArsS family sensor histidine kinase produces the protein MFQFRHSIFFKIVVLFLCALFGFFAVSYYFIQDHIKNEELLSQVRYGQFTATINELMQFGADLPTIKQYLNNIHFTPVSEDEIKRVLQEINKIPYDFDGIFAKAINTQNGIYILLETSDEATLYRDNSHKSYENFYIITLIGIVLLTFVFFIVLKSLMPIKVLKGQIKQFAEGHFDTYYEQDAKDEIDELYHEFYKASNKIKSLNESRSLLLRSIMHELKTPITKGRIVAEMVQDSKQKQQLCSSFTRLNELINEFAKIEEINSKNYHINKQEFLLSDLIAHTENMLLIDEASESSPITFLSPNALIKADFDLFAIALKNLLDNAIKYSEDGKVSVYVKNDRLYTSSRGEPLTHPLKDYFKPYFKNEKNPSSQGFGLGMYIIKNTLDNQGFDLSYKHENGCNIFIIHHCVVEDYCPIEDKPN, from the coding sequence ATGTTTCAATTTCGCCATTCTATTTTTTTTAAAATTGTCGTTTTGTTTCTATGCGCGTTGTTTGGCTTCTTTGCTGTCTCTTATTATTTTATTCAGGACCATATTAAAAATGAGGAGCTTCTCTCGCAAGTGCGCTATGGGCAATTTACCGCTACGATTAATGAGCTTATGCAGTTTGGCGCAGATCTCCCTACCATAAAGCAATATCTTAATAATATACACTTTACCCCTGTGAGCGAGGATGAGATTAAGCGCGTGCTGCAAGAGATTAATAAAATACCATATGATTTTGATGGTATATTTGCTAAGGCGATTAATACGCAAAATGGCATTTATATCCTCCTTGAAACAAGCGATGAGGCGACACTCTATAGGGATAATTCGCACAAATCTTATGAAAATTTTTATATTATCACACTTATTGGCATCGTGCTACTCACTTTTGTGTTTTTTATTGTGCTTAAAAGCCTTATGCCAATAAAAGTGTTGAAAGGGCAAATTAAGCAATTTGCAGAGGGGCATTTTGATACCTACTATGAGCAGGATGCAAAAGATGAAATCGATGAACTTTATCACGAATTTTATAAGGCTTCAAACAAAATTAAATCCTTGAATGAATCTCGTAGCTTACTTTTGCGTTCGATTATGCACGAGCTAAAAACCCCTATCACAAAAGGGCGCATTGTCGCAGAAATGGTGCAAGATTCTAAACAAAAACAACAGCTTTGCTCGAGCTTCACGCGTCTCAATGAACTTATTAATGAATTTGCAAAGATAGAGGAAATTAACTCGAAAAACTACCACATCAACAAGCAGGAGTTTTTACTCAGTGATTTGATAGCCCACACTGAAAATATGCTCCTCATTGATGAAGCGAGTGAATCTAGTCCTATCACATTTCTTTCGCCAAATGCCCTCATAAAAGCGGATTTTGATTTGTTTGCGATTGCTCTAAAAAATCTCCTTGATAATGCTATAAAATACAGCGAGGACGGCAAGGTAAGTGTATATGTGAAAAATGACCGCCTTTATACAAGCTCACGAGGTGAGCCTCTAACCCACCCGCTCAAAGATTATTTCAAGCCATATTTTAAAAATGAAAAAAACCCTTCATCTCAAGGCTTTGGGCTTGGTATGTACATTATCAAAAATACGCTTGACAATCAGGGATTTGACCTTAGCTACAAACACGAAAATGGTTGCAATATTTTCATTATTCATCACTGCGTAGTGGAGGATTACTGCCCGATAGAAGATAAACCAAACTAA
- a CDS encoding MoaD/ThiS family protein, whose amino-acid sequence MIRVEFLGPISNIPARELEAQSLAELKELLSKDTSLHSWLDISAVAVNDEIIEDLSYPLSYGDKVALLPPVCGG is encoded by the coding sequence ATGATTAGGGTGGAATTTCTAGGGCCAATAAGCAACATTCCCGCGCGCGAACTAGAGGCACAAAGTCTCGCAGAGCTTAAGGAACTGCTAAGCAAGGATACATCTCTACACTCGTGGCTTGATATTAGTGCTGTGGCAGTCAATGATGAAATTATTGAAGACCTCTCCTATCCTCTTTCTTATGGCGATAAAGTGGCACTTCTTCCTCCTGTATGCGGTGGCTGA
- a CDS encoding tRNA 2-thiocytidine biosynthesis TtcA family protein, with protein MTNNPIQTQKKNLAQMPTISKKILRLVGKTNAQYNLIKEGDRILLGLSGGKDSILLATILAYMHKHAPFKFDYKAITIDYGRGGEYEYIFEYCENLGIPYELYRTDIYEILEQNKREGTIYCSFCSRMRRGALYSKALEGGFNKLALAHHLDDAAESFFMNLTYNGAMRSMPPIYRAQNGLEVIRPLIFVRERQIIDFIASNYIYIAPDCNCPINWLDSDKKPYVREQTKQFLKNIEEQNPFFFKSLKNAFSNIHAESFCDERYFKL; from the coding sequence ATGACAAATAACCCTATCCAAACTCAAAAAAAGAATCTCGCACAAATGCCCACAATAAGCAAAAAAATTCTGCGCCTTGTTGGCAAAACAAATGCGCAGTATAACCTTATCAAAGAGGGAGATAGAATCCTGCTAGGCTTGAGTGGCGGGAAAGATTCTATACTTTTAGCCACAATCCTCGCCTATATGCACAAACACGCACCATTTAAGTTTGATTATAAGGCGATTACTATTGATTATGGCAGGGGTGGGGAGTATGAGTATATTTTCGAGTATTGTGAGAATCTTGGCATTCCCTACGAGCTTTACCGCACCGATATTTATGAGATTTTGGAGCAAAACAAGCGGGAGGGGACAATTTATTGCAGCTTTTGCTCTCGTATGAGACGCGGTGCTTTATATAGTAAGGCATTAGAGGGAGGATTTAATAAACTTGCCCTTGCACATCATCTTGATGATGCGGCGGAAAGCTTTTTTATGAATCTTACTTATAATGGAGCAATGCGCTCTATGCCACCAATATATCGTGCGCAGAATGGTTTAGAAGTTATCCGCCCGCTCATTTTTGTGCGAGAGAGACAAATAATTGATTTCATTGCAAGTAATTACATTTATATTGCACCTGATTGTAATTGTCCCATTAATTGGTTAGATTCTGATAAAAAACCATATGTGCGCGAACAGACAAAGCAATTCTTAAAAAACATAGAGGAGCAAAATCCCTTTTTTTTTAAATCACTCAAAAATGCCTTTAGCAATATCCACGCGGAGAGCTTTTGTGATGAGCGGTATTTTAAACTTTGA
- a CDS encoding molybdopterin molybdotransferase MoeA translates to MAYPTLISYKEALELLESLPLTPLGTQRVHFKNALNRICAQEIKAPCNVPAYPTAAMDGYAINFDDMALLESDGLEISQINKAGNPTRPTLTKGCAIKAFTGSIMPHNADTLVIVEHIEIRENRIFLNIQAHKDFIHKAQWVRQVGDNYKQGEVLLHKGDKIGAFEIGLLAELNCNFIQVYQKVRVGIICVGDEIIEVGEISENANIVRSVNTHLLESLLLQMGQEPIVYPLLKDDRDKIKSTYQSALQECDMVVSAGGMSMGDYDFTQVVITECADMVFKGVRLKPGKPVACALYSGRKSIDLESMQNLKNADSLKSTQEGQDSKTIENTRVLERAKPILGLPGFPNSCALTFLLFGSVLLARLQNRIHKPYIFEATLLEDIKRSDSRLEFRACEIHNNNGILQVSFKNKKSLQSSMINNLTHNTAVAILEENGSDLKAGAKLKVMFLNHF, encoded by the coding sequence ATGGCATACCCTACCCTGATAAGCTATAAGGAAGCGTTGGAGCTTTTAGAATCCCTTCCGCTCACACCTCTTGGCACACAACGCGTGCATTTCAAAAATGCGCTCAATAGAATCTGCGCCCAAGAAATCAAAGCCCCCTGCAATGTCCCCGCTTACCCCACCGCAGCAATGGACGGCTATGCGATAAACTTTGATGATATGGCACTTTTAGAAAGTGATGGCTTAGAAATTTCACAAATTAACAAAGCAGGGAATCCAACGCGCCCCACACTCACAAAGGGTTGTGCGATAAAGGCTTTCACAGGCTCTATAATGCCTCATAATGCCGATACACTCGTGATTGTAGAGCATATTGAAATAAGAGAGAATAGAATCTTCTTAAACATTCAAGCCCATAAAGATTTTATTCATAAAGCGCAATGGGTGCGCCAAGTAGGCGATAACTACAAGCAAGGTGAAGTTTTACTCCATAAAGGCGATAAAATCGGTGCGTTTGAGATAGGGCTACTCGCCGAGCTCAATTGTAACTTTATCCAAGTCTATCAAAAAGTGCGTGTAGGTATAATATGCGTAGGTGATGAAATTATTGAGGTAGGCGAGATAAGCGAGAATGCAAACATTGTGCGAAGCGTGAATACACATCTTTTAGAATCTTTGCTACTCCAAATGGGGCAAGAACCTATCGTCTATCCACTGCTTAAAGATGATAGGGATAAGATTAAATCCACCTACCAAAGCGCCTTACAAGAATGTGATATGGTAGTAAGTGCGGGTGGTATGAGTATGGGGGACTATGACTTCACACAAGTTGTCATTACAGAATGCGCAGATATGGTGTTTAAGGGAGTGCGCTTAAAGCCGGGTAAGCCTGTCGCCTGTGCCTTGTATAGCGGGAGAAAAAGCATAGATTTAGAATCTATGCAAAATTTAAAAAATGCGGATAGTCTAAAATCCACGCAAGAGGGGCAAGATTCTAAAACCATAGAAAACACACGAGTTTTAGAGAGAGCAAAGCCTATTTTAGGGCTACCCGGATTTCCAAACTCCTGCGCCCTCACATTCCTCCTGTTTGGCTCTGTGCTTCTTGCGCGTTTGCAAAATAGAATCCACAAGCCCTATATTTTTGAAGCTACCTTACTTGAGGATATTAAGCGCAGTGATTCGCGCTTGGAATTCCGCGCCTGTGAGATTCATAACAATAATGGAATCTTACAAGTGAGCTTCAAAAATAAAAAATCCCTACAAAGCTCAATGATAAATAATCTTACACACAACACTGCCGTGGCGATTTTAGAGGAAAATGGCAGTGATTTAAAGGCGGGTGCGAAACTAAAAGTGATGTTTTTAAATCACTTTTAA
- the mobB gene encoding molybdopterin-guanine dinucleotide biosynthesis protein B — protein MTHHSKLTHTPIIFAFSGKSNSGKTTLICKLCEYLKPKAKVAVIKHDPKDKAIFDTQGKDSYEFFQRSSAVALLSPTRTILQIKHNENSQNTQEIESNALFRVLKQFKSYDYIFIEGLKTLPFPRIVIAREHIESSYIPYANAFAIDESVKNTHILPSNLPIFNLNDVGQIAAFINAYPKSTSFKGA, from the coding sequence ATGACACATCATTCTAAACTCACGCACACGCCCATTATCTTTGCCTTTAGTGGAAAAAGTAATAGTGGCAAAACGACACTTATTTGCAAACTCTGTGAATATTTAAAGCCAAAGGCAAAGGTTGCTGTGATTAAGCACGACCCAAAAGATAAGGCTATTTTTGATACACAAGGCAAAGATTCTTATGAGTTTTTTCAACGCTCTAGCGCAGTAGCCCTGCTCTCCCCTACTCGCACGATTTTACAAATAAAGCATAATGAAAATTCTCAAAACACGCAAGAAATAGAATCTAATGCTCTATTTAGAGTATTAAAGCAATTTAAAAGCTATGATTATATATTTATTGAAGGGCTTAAAACTTTGCCTTTTCCACGCATTGTGATAGCAAGAGAGCATATAGAATCTTCATATATTCCTTATGCAAATGCTTTTGCTATTGATGAGAGTGTCAAAAACACCCATATTCTCCCCTCTAATTTGCCTATTTTTAATCTCAACGATGTGGGGCAAATTGCAGCATTTATCAATGCTTATCCCAAATCTACTTCATTTAAAGGAGCATAA
- a CDS encoding MnmC family methyltransferase — protein sequence MLLRESSDGSLSAYNALFDECYHSLKDGALNETLHKHIYPSLAHLTSINTTNAILESSIANIIKKEDFPSALPQHIYALDICFGLGYNSFALLATLATMGYEGEISIYSPEQDYNIFDNLLDFTYPPFLSAYQKPINELLRFCAATPNSCVCVKSMAFHTLKLNFYIYRGDALAMLALLPKDYFYIIYQDAFSPKKNPALWSEAYFRTLFTLLDSQGIITTYSQSSAIVKNAINAGFKVYNYESSLVRPSTLMGKNALTLNDIKQRFKK from the coding sequence GTGCTTTTACGCGAAAGTAGTGATGGGAGTTTAAGTGCGTATAATGCACTTTTTGATGAATGTTATCATAGCCTGAAAGATGGCGCACTCAATGAGACTTTGCATAAGCATATTTATCCCTCCTTGGCGCATTTGACTTCTATAAACACCACAAATGCTATTTTAGAATCTAGCATTGCCAACATAATAAAGAAAGAGGATTTTCCTAGTGCGCTGCCACAGCATATTTACGCACTAGATATATGCTTTGGGCTAGGATACAATAGCTTCGCGCTCCTTGCAACATTAGCCACAATGGGCTATGAGGGCGAGATAAGTATTTACTCGCCAGAGCAGGATTATAATATTTTTGACAACTTGCTTGATTTTACATATCCACCTTTTTTGAGTGCGTATCAAAAGCCCATAAATGAACTACTAAGATTCTGTGCTGCTACGCCAAATTCTTGCGTGTGCGTCAAAAGTATGGCATTTCATACGCTAAAGCTTAATTTTTATATATATAGGGGCGATGCCCTTGCTATGTTGGCTCTGCTCCCAAAAGATTATTTTTATATCATCTATCAAGACGCCTTTAGCCCGAAGAAAAATCCCGCTTTGTGGAGTGAGGCATATTTTCGCACACTTTTTACACTACTTGATTCTCAAGGCATTATTACAACTTATTCCCAAAGCTCTGCTATTGTGAAAAACGCTATAAACGCGGGGTTTAAAGTGTATAACTATGAAAGCAGTCTCGTGCGCCCAAGCACACTAATGGGTAAAAATGCGCTCACACTTAATGATATTAAGCAAAGATTTAAAAAATAG